CCCCAACATAGAGAAATTGGGTCCGTAATTTCTACAGACAATGCAAGTTGGCGGGGCCCCAACATAGAGAATTTCGAAAAGAAATTCTACAAGCAATGCAAGTTGGGGAAGGACAACAAATTTAAGATACAATGCGTAACATTAATATGTTATTATAATGATAATTTACAGAATTATATGAAAAATGAATGAGGATGTGATGGTATGTTTGGAATGAAAGTGAATGAACAAATAACATTAAAAATTTTAGAAGCTCATGACACAGAAGCGCTTTTCAATTTAGTCAATCGTTCAAGAAATTCACTTAGGGAATGGTTACCTTGGGTAGATGCAACTGAGCAACCATCAGATACGCGTGCATTTATTAAAAGAGGACTTTTGCAATTTGCTGATGGTAATGGATTTCAGTGTGGCATTTGGTATGAAGGAACGCTAGTTGGTGTCATCGGTTTACATGAAATTAATCACATGCACAGAAAAACTTCATTAGGGTACTATTTAGATAAAGAATTTGAGGGTCATGGGATTATGACACAAGCAGTTGAGGCATTGATAAAGTATTGTTTCGAAGAGCTTGACTTAAACCGAATTGAGATTAGTGCCGCAGTTAATAATGAAAAAAGCCGGGCTATTCCTGAAAGGCTGGGATTTACTAGAGAAGGTATGTTACGTGACAATGAATTACTAAATGGTATTTATTCATCGAGTTACATCTATAGTTTATTAAAATCAGAATACGACCAAAAATGACAAATTAGACTTACAAAAGAGTGATGACATTTAAAATGGCAGCGCTCTTTTATTTAATTTTTGAAAATAAAAGGTTGTTGACAGTATTATTTTATAACAATATAATGATTTTGATAATTATTATCAACTAGATGATGTTTATGGGAGGATGCTTTAAAACAGCCGTTTTAAGTGTAATGTATTATTTTAGCGTGTAGGGAATGCGAAAATAATATTTATAAGAACACATCTATGGGGATAATAGAATTTCTATAATGAGGTGTCAAAATGAAAAAGTTAACAACGCTATTATTAGCATCAACGTTATTAATTGCTGCATGTGGGAACGACGATAGTAAGAAGGATGATTCAAAGACATCGAAAAAAGATGATGGTGTTAAAGCAGAATTAAAACAAGCAACAAAAGCATATGATAAATATACTGATGAACAGTTAAATGAATTTTTAAAAGGTACAGAAAAATTTGTTAAAGCGATTGAAAATAATGATATGGCCCAAGCAAAAGCGTTATATCCAAAAGTTCGTATGTATTATGAACGCTCTGAACCAGTTGCAGAAGCATTTGGAGATTTAGATCCTAAAATTGATGCACGTCTTGCAGATATGAAAGAAGAGAAAAAGGAAAAAGAATGGTCAGGATATCATAAGATTGAAAAAGCATTATACGAAGATAAGAAAATTGATGATGTGACTAAAAAAGATGCACAACAATTATTGAAAGATGCAAAAGAATTGCATGCCAAAGCTGATACATTAGATATCACACCAAAATTAATGTTACAAGGTTCTGTTGACCTATTAAATGAAGTTGCAACTTCTAAAATCACAGGTGAAGAAGAAATTTATTCACATACAGATTTATATGATTTTAAAGCGAACGTTGAAGGCGCACAAAAAATTTATGACTTATTTAAACCTATTTTAGAGAAAAAAGATAAAAAATTAAGTGATGATATCCAAATGAACTTCGATAAAGTGAATCAATTATTGGATAAATATAAAGATAACAACGGCGGTTATGAGTCATTTGAAAAAGTATCGAAGAAAGACCGTAAAGCATTTGCGGATGCTGTTAATGCATTAGGAGAGCCACTAAGTAAAATGGCTGTGATTACTGAATGACAAATTATGAACAAGTTAACGATAGTACGCAATTTTCAAGACGTACATTTTTGAAAATGTTAGGTATTGGCGGTGCCGGTGTTGCAATTGGCGCAAGTGGTGTTGGTAGCATGTGGTCTTTCAAATCAATGTTCAATACACCAGAAGATCCGGAAAAAGATGCGTATGAATTTTATGGTAAAGTGCAACCAGGCATTACCACACCCACGCAAAAAACATGCAATTTCGTTGCGTTAGATTTGAAGTCAAAAGATAGAGATGCAATTAAGGCAATGTTTAAAAAGTGGACGGTTATGGCTGATCGTATGATGGATGGTGATACAGTTGGCAAGCCGAGTAACAATCCTTTAATGCCACCAGTAGATACCGGTGAATCGATAGGATTAGGTGCAAGCAAGTTAACGATTACCTTTGGGATTAGTAAGTCTTTGATGAAGAAAATTGGGTTATCTAGTAAAATTCCCGATGCCTTTAAAGATTTACCGCATTTTCCGAATGATCAGTTAATAGACGATTACAGCGATGGTGATATTATGATTCAAGCATGCTCAAATGATTCGCAAGTATCCTTTCATGCGGTTCATAATTTAGTTCGTCCATTTCGAGATATTGTTAAGGTACGTTGGGCGCAATCTGGTTTTATCTCTGCTAAAGGTAAGGAAACACCTAGAAATTTAATGGCATTTAAAGATGGAACAATTAATCCTAGGAAGAATAATCAACTTAAAGATTATGTGTTTATTGATGACGGATGGGCGAAACATGGAACTTATTGCGTTGTCAGACGTATTCAAATACACATTGAAACGTGGGATCGTACTGCGCTGGAAGAACAAGAGGCTACATTTGGTCGGAAACGACATAGTGGTGCACCGTTAACAGGTGGGAAAGAGTTTGATGAAATTGACTTAAAAGCGAAAGATAGTCATGGCGAGTATATTATTGATAAAGATGCCCATACGAGGCTAGCGAAAGAAGCAAATACGTCAATTTTACGTAGAGCCTTTAATTATGTGGATGGTACGGATGACCGCACAGGTAACTTCGAAACAGGCTTACTTTTTATTGCTTTTCAAAAAGCGACAAAACAATTTATCGATATACAAAATAATTTAGGTAGTAATGATAAATTAAATGAATATATTACACATAGAGGTTCTGCTTCATTTTTAGTATTACCAGGTGTTAGTAAGGGAGGATACCTTGGTGAAACATTATTTGACTAAATTTGTAGCAATGCTAATAACTGCTGCTATGGTGTGTAGCTTTGGGTTACTGAAAAGTCAGGCAGCAGAACAACAAAGTATTAGTGATGTATATAGTGTGATAACGGATGCGAAATCTGCACTTTCTAATAATTCGATATCGAATGACAATAAGCAGAAAGCAATTGAGCAAGTGGTAAGTGCAGTTAAGAAATTATCGCTTGAAGATAATAGTGAAAGTAATGCTGTCAAATCAGATGTGAGAAAGCTTGAAGATGCAAAAGCGAATGATAATCAAAAAGATACACTTTCGCAATTAACGAAGTCATTAATTGCTTATGAAGAGAAATTGGCTAGTAAAGATGCGGGTTCTAAAATTAAACTATTGCAACAGCAAGTCGATGCTAAAGATGCTGCGATGACAAAAGCGATTAAAGATAAAAATAAAGCGGAATTAGAATCTT
The genomic region above belongs to Staphylococcus aureus and contains:
- a CDS encoding GNAT family N-acetyltransferase; amino-acid sequence: MFGMKVNEQITLKILEAHDTEALFNLVNRSRNSLREWLPWVDATEQPSDTRAFIKRGLLQFADGNGFQCGIWYEGTLVGVIGLHEINHMHRKTSLGYYLDKEFEGHGIMTQAVEALIKYCFEELDLNRIEISAAVNNEKSRAIPERLGFTREGMLRDNELLNGIYSSSYIYSLLKSEYDQK
- the efeO gene encoding iron uptake system protein EfeO → MKKLTTLLLASTLLIAACGNDDSKKDDSKTSKKDDGVKAELKQATKAYDKYTDEQLNEFLKGTEKFVKAIENNDMAQAKALYPKVRMYYERSEPVAEAFGDLDPKIDARLADMKEEKKEKEWSGYHKIEKALYEDKKIDDVTKKDAQQLLKDAKELHAKADTLDITPKLMLQGSVDLLNEVATSKITGEEEIYSHTDLYDFKANVEGAQKIYDLFKPILEKKDKKLSDDIQMNFDKVNQLLDKYKDNNGGYESFEKVSKKDRKAFADAVNALGEPLSKMAVITE
- the efeB gene encoding iron uptake transporter deferrochelatase/peroxidase subunit translates to MTNYEQVNDSTQFSRRTFLKMLGIGGAGVAIGASGVGSMWSFKSMFNTPEDPEKDAYEFYGKVQPGITTPTQKTCNFVALDLKSKDRDAIKAMFKKWTVMADRMMDGDTVGKPSNNPLMPPVDTGESIGLGASKLTITFGISKSLMKKIGLSSKIPDAFKDLPHFPNDQLIDDYSDGDIMIQACSNDSQVSFHAVHNLVRPFRDIVKVRWAQSGFISAKGKETPRNLMAFKDGTINPRKNNQLKDYVFIDDGWAKHGTYCVVRRIQIHIETWDRTALEEQEATFGRKRHSGAPLTGGKEFDEIDLKAKDSHGEYIIDKDAHTRLAKEANTSILRRAFNYVDGTDDRTGNFETGLLFIAFQKATKQFIDIQNNLGSNDKLNEYITHRGSASFLVLPGVSKGGYLGETLFD